TGTGTTGTATGTGCGTATACGTGTACAGCATGCAATGtgatgtttgtgtgcatgtggagttgcatgtgtatgtgtgcatgtgtgcaactGCACGTGTGTGGATGTGGACATGTCAGGGTAGTGAGTAAGTGAATATTCACATAATCATGTTTACAACAACACACATTGTTTATTCTCTATACAGAAAGTACAAGAATTTACTAACAATTGGTATAGATGTATATAATGCCACTGGAAATTTAGCTCCTGAGATCAATTCTGAGGGAAATTTCACCCATCAACTGTTGTATTTgaacaactactactactattctattagagtacttttacAATGATAGTTGTACAATATTCTATAGCTATAAATGGGGCTGGTACCCTTCTGGTtgttacttgtatattattaacatgtatacacaatattgtattattgtgcaaTCACATAAAGTATTACCAACAATCTCCACAAAACTAGAGTAGTTGTCACTTCCAAACTCATTTTTTACCACACACTGGTACCATCCTTCTTGACTAGCATTACTGAACACCATAGTGTGTGTACCATGTGATTCTGTGTAGTCCACTGTCTCATAAAACTCATCATTAATGTACCACGTGAAGGTTGGTGGGGGTACACCATAATACTCAAATGATATGCTAAATGTTGGGTCTTCTTCTATAGTCATGTTTATAGTCATGTTTGAAGGGGTTGACAGGACTTTGCTGGGAACTATAGAGAGCAAAAACTATACATAATTAGCACTGTATGTACCCATATAAATTCATGTATGTATAGCCTACATTTCATAACAATGATACCAAGAGTATACAAATACACCTgtaatgcaatacaaaaagatgAGTACAATTATGAGACATAAGGCCAAACATACAAACATGCAGTAACATTGTGGAAGCTACAAATTCATTGTTTACAAGTATATCAATAAAATTTTACTCGGAGTATATTTTATTAATTTTGTCTTGCAGCACTTGAGTGGTCTCTTTTAATTTCTTCAACTGATACTTTTTACTAAATGTAACTGGTGGTACTACACATCATAATTTCATTGGTAGTTGTCTTCTtcctttttaaaaataattatttctatATCACACCGTCTCGCTGTGGTTAATCAAGATCAAGCATTATACCAACAGTGGCCATAATGCAATGTTGGTTACAGAAATTCAACAATACCATGGAACTAAGCATTCCTTCACATCTTGCTACAATTAGCTCTCTTATAACCAAGAGTTAAAATAGTAccttttattatgaactcttgcttataaCTAACCTTCAAGTTGACACTCTTTTACAGTAGTAGTGATACTAAAATTCTGGAAAGGGTCATCAAAATCATCATAGTAAACCAACACTGCACAAGACTCATAATACTGATAATTTGTGGAGATCTCATAGCTTAACTGATGTTTGTCACTGATATCATCTGACATTCTACTATAGTCATTCTGATGGATACACAAGTGAGTAACTTACAGTATACACACATGTGAACATGGCACAAAACACTGGTGAGGTAAACCTTGATTATTACCTAAAATAAATTTGGTGATGGCTTGAGTGAACAGATTTCTCCCTAGCAACCATCCCATCAATATTTATGCTTATCAATCAACCTTCAGGATTTTGTTCTTGGCACATCTTTCTTTTTCCTCTAATTATTCAAaagaataaaattatttttcaaACCATCTACACAATAGTTTTAGTGATATATATAGAGCGTTCACATCTATTCACTTATATGCATATGAATTGCtactacattgtgtgtagtatagCATTAGTATGTTATATATGTGACAAACTTACAGCCACTGTCCAGTTAGTACTATCACAGTCAATATCTGTTCTAGCATCTGCCAAGCGATATGAGATTTGTCCAGGTGTGAGATTTAGATTTGCAGGTGGATCCACATCCCAAAATATACTAATGATATGTGTTTGTGCTTCATGGTCTGTAGTGCAGTTTACATCCACAAATGGTCGCCCCAAATCTGCAATCATAAATCACAGTGTCCGTAAACCAGTGAAGTTAAATGCAGATAATTACAGTATTAAGACATGTGTGACCAATGGAAGCCAGTGTGGGGTGTATAACAGACAAATAAATGTGTGGCCAGAATAATGACTTGGTCGTACTTACACAGACCACTACTTTTCCAATTAAATATTCCCAGGTTAGGATAACGTCCTTACCAAAGATGTGCAAAACCAGTTTAGCCATCTCTGATTGTTAATAGTTGTTATTCTAGAACAACATACCTAGGTTGGGACAAATAATTGGATGGTTGTTTTAGGGAATTCCATGTGATTACATTATCAGCTCTTTTACCAAAACATTCCCTTACCTAGATCAATGTAATGTACAAAATACACCATTTCTGAACTATTCTGTAGCTACAATGGATTCACACATATTTATTACTTACAgtcataaccataactaaatgcACCCAGTGGGAGTACCAGCAAGAGTAACATCATGTTATCCATCGTGCTAGAATGAGAAACGACAATGTAAATACAATTTAAAAACACATTTCACAATAATTTTCGAAACAGCtttaaatacatacacatgtacatgtatggcaGTCAACATGTATTAAAGAAGCACAGCCAACTGCTGAATAAAGAATAAAATATGGTATTAGTACAGAAGAAAGGAATTACAAGAATTATGATGTCCATGTACTAATCTACCACCACTGTATGTATTGGTTATTACTGCAGTTCCCTTTAAAATTTTCATAAGTACTATACATGCTCATATAAATACCAACTACACTGAACACATGTACAATGgcattgcatgtatgtaaagTAAGAATTCACATCTGGTGAAGCCAAGCATACACAGTGAAGCCCCTCTCTAATCCAATAATTTAACAATGTTTGCTGTACCAAGAAAATTATCACTAGTAATctgataaaaatatttttgtcacCACagattatatattatatgtactaTTCTGAAGCTGCCAATAATGCAATCAGCTATAAACTAAAAACATAGTGAACAGAATATTTGGTGTTTTGCTTAATCATTACCATTTGGCAAGAGTTTAATGTAATGAAATGCATGTCAAGCTAGCTGAGTGGCTTTTCGTTTCTCGTCTTTTTTACAAAGAGCTGAATTACCTCATTGGGCTGCTTACTGGAGACACTCTTTTTTTATGTGAGAGGATGGAGATTTATTCAGTGCAGCAAAAGGAAACAAAGTGATCAGGAATATTCTCTATGCAAGAATACATTATAAAAGAGCTTACGCACCTCTCTATAATCTGTGGTTCAGTCTTGGGTTAGCTTGCTTCTCTCATGACTGCTCAATCAGTTAAAATATTAAAAACACTAATAATATAAATACGGCAAAATTTGATTTTGTAAGCATCCGCCAAATTGCCAATTTTAATTCCATACCTAAAATTCTGCTCATACAGTATTCTGAATCAATGATAAATTTTAGAAAGCAGCTATTTACATGAGAGCATCAGTCTACTATCATACCAACTATGAGAATCTCTGTAGAGAATGTCCTTCTTATGTTTTCAATACATAGCTATTATACTTCCTCTCATTACAGTTACATGAAATCGAtagttacaatcaaaacactTTTAAGGCACAGATCTTTCCTATATAAAATACATATTGCTTGCTCAATTAAGACATGAGGTATACAAATGTTGTATGGATATGACTAATAGTTTGGCAACTTCTGACTAATGAGTGTGGTCAACAAATGTCAGTTGATCAGGATTACTCAGGATTGCCAGGTAAAGACGACTTTGGCTTTGGCTGCTGTTCACACACAGCCATGCCTAACCAGTGGTGCACTATCCAGATACCATGAGTCACTTGATGAGTAGataggcaaatcctcctggaggGCAGGACTAGTACCCCACAGGAGTGGGCGAAGGTATTGGCCGGAGGATgtatggacagttggcatttgttaTAACAGATACCACATCACCTGTATGCTTCTCAGTAACCCATAGGTTATAAATGTGAGTTTTGTACTTAGAATGCTGTATACAATGTTTATACATGCAGTTTAATTAAAAGGTGAGTACATTAATACTATTTTTCTTTGACACAGGAAGCTAAAGAGTACACAGACTATGAATACACTGACTAGACATCCTGACATTTTCCTAGAAGATACATGTTGTGTCTGACCATAATCAGTGTCTGACCATAATCAGTGTCTGTCTGGCACCAATATTAAAGTGACAATTGTCCCCTCCACTCTAAATTTACATGTATGTGGCATGTGGATGAATAGTCTGGTAGTGCCCGCCCCTTCGCTTTAGTGctgccacgatatagaaaaactctatatcacatatcaccaaggtttatatcatgatatgaacatatatcacgatatagaactaactataacatttgcaagacaaacatattcattgtaagtttaaatGTATACAACAAGCAAAAgtactcttgtttatcaggttttaaatgcattttgctactgctttacagttgagacaagtggctggcactacatagaaaccttaaaacctcccagtttactttggggttggcttatttaccacactacaccatcaacacacAACTTAATTAAacgccaaataccatatgtctggcctcccccacatcatcaTCACTAAGCGGTGCCACTATTGCGCAACGATcgatataactgattggctatatcatatcatatcaccaccttgttatattgATACTATCgatgtatcgatatatcgtgGCAACATTACTTCGCTTTTAGAGTAAAGATCTGGTGACCGTAGTATATGGTACTTGTGctactaccactatagtggtacaaccaatcaaattgcagtatccagtttaaataaatatttgtgacaTAAAACGTGTAGTTTGTGCCATGAATAACACAATACCGAATTTGGAATAGTTGGAAAGCAGCTGATACTCTCTGAGCGAGACTCCAAGATACACCTGCCATAAAGACTTACATTGAGAAGCATGAAGTTTTGTGCTTTCTTCGCCTAGTTACAACAGGTAATTTATCATGTCACACACAATTCGAAACCACATTTGAATTCCTGTCGCACAAGTAGCATATACTatggtcaccagacccttattctatgcgaaggggcggggcACTGCCAGACTAGTGGATGGTGGATGACTGCATTTAGATTCTGCCTTACAATATAATATAGCCATTACCCCTTCCTTCTACCTTATGTAATTTACTGCAACACCACTAAAAACTGACTAAAACAATGGAAATGTCCAAGGTAGCTTTACATAGACAACATTACATTTGTGGTGAAAATGTAAGTGAAAATACATCAAATACACAATATCTCCACACCCATGATTGAAGAATAACTTATTATCTTCTACCAGGTAATAAAGGGACAACTTTAAGCAGTTAAATAGGAACCAGTAATTTTAGATGAaagtaattttaatttgttGGGTGTTTCAGCACATTTGTGTATAAATCAGGATTAGATAGGTTTCAGCTTGCTAATGCTGCTGGGAATGGTTAAGGTTTTTTACACAAATTTAACAGAAAACGTTTCTCAGGTGCATACAATACTACTTTACAACATATCAAAAAatgtgtgacccggtctgcaaaaaggggtcttatagcctttccaaattgtcaagtttgactaatcataactcctcatgttttcaacctatcaccttcatatcacaacaagccatagtgctatgttaaGGGTATAAGGGGACCAattttcagggtgataccacagtcacatgtcaagttacaggtagccatacatgcaattgaaaaggctataagaccccttttgacagaccgggtcacatattcaATTATGATTTATGTAGTAAAGTTGGGTGACAGATAGAATTGCCTCAATGACAGTGATAAATGTGCAAAGACCTTTGTTATGCCCAACCCTAGGCTTTCATAAGAAAAAGTATTGTTTATATGAGGTCAGAAATTACCAGAATGGTTTACACAACTATGAAACTCACACACCACAcaaataaatttatgcatactATTACATCTCTATTGTCACTTTTGATGTTGTGAATCATATCACAATGAGAAACAGGCTGAGTTTAAGCAGAATCTCTGAGTATTTATATAAGGCAATGTGCAGGACAAGAACAATAATTTGCTCTATTGCACACCTACGTGACCTCACAGGCAGCCATGCATTTATTCCACTGTAACTTCATGTGGTATGTCCACATCCTGTGCAGCCTTATAATAGTGTTATGGGGAACTGTATGAACAAACTCAGCTGCACACCAGAGAAAGTTGGAACCACTAACAGATTACATttgttcgaatcctggggttggagggatttttttccttactttggccccttttctgttacaccttttcagctataattcactaagtctaagtccttgaaattaggttaggtaatcctaaggctgcagcacatgttgctgtcagaccttcagtgctggtcactgtaaagcactaataacaataaatactttaggtttaaggaagaaatccatccctcctggaggagactgagtgtggccccgactagacattgggtgacctgcagttcaaatcctggggttggagggatttttttccttacattggccccttttctgttacaccttttcagctataagtcactaagtctaagtccttgaaattaggttaggtaatcctaaggctgcagcacatgttgctgtcagaccttcagtgctggtcactgtaaagcactaataacaataacatatAAACAGTATAATGTCACTGTGGCAACCTTGCTATGATTATGAAGTATATTTATACATCAATTTCACCCAAAATTTAAGAAGCACATTTGCAAAACTAAGTACACTACTTTTACGTTCATGTAGAATACAATCTGATACCTACTGAAACCAGTGAGTTTACAGTTTTGTATTTCACATTTTGAAGCTCACAAAAGATGGCATCTACTAAATATGGAATACATTTCAGCAGTACTTACTGTACAACAATCTCCTCAGGGCATACGAAAGCCGCGAACAATAAGGCAATCAAAATCATGCACAATTAAGCATGTAAGCCCACTAATGATTTAGACCATTAAACATAATAATTAAGTCAGCCATGAATCTCACAAGAAATCAATTCTTGGAAACAACCAATTCTCAGAAACAACAAATGGTAACTACAATACAAATATGACATTTCCGTTCAGCAAATGAAGCAGTAACTAAGTGTTGACTGGATTTCATACTTGTCTGGAGACATTATTATATGTTTGGTTTACATTCAACTTTAGCTCATTTCATAGAAACTGCATTTGTATACATATCAAACATACCCAAATATATTTACCATGAGATAATTAGACTTTACATAATCAAGACACGCGGTAGTGAGCCGGCGCACcataccgtgagtatattgacaggaagacagaaaacgtcattttcacacctttgtatctcagtgataccttatccgattggaaccaaatttgctgcagggttgcccgccagctaggggagtccacattccaaatttgaaggaaatcgctgaagccatttccgagatacgagcagccaaagtttcggttttttttttcttcctcgtctttttgcacacttgcaaaaaattgctataaaacacaaacgcgtagtccgattgccttgcaatttgtCACAGAGAAAGGGAGTCAAAAGGCgaatcccataatcaaattgggtgcaaatccgatgaacggTTCAGGAtgtatgaccaattatttgcataaaacaagatcgatttgttgtcatgcctacagggtaaaccgcttcatggaatgagctgaaaatctgtttgtggatagatcaactattgtaggagtgccttttggtggtttaaaagcaatcgaaataaagatcacggagatatgacacgaaactgaaggtgtgtaacaattgcgcgatcaaGATTcttgaataaaaataccaagaatttgcacgtctaccaggcaaaccgcttagagcagtgaactgaaaatcagtatgtagctggaatactcatcctagaaagtccttgcaatagtacagaagaatcggattacaaaccactgagttatgattcgaaatccaactccgtgtagccaatgcgagatcgagatactctaatagaacagtcatcctaatagaacattcagctcactccattatagatttctattatattgcaagttattctgtaggaagttcagccgcaaacagttactcttatagacagttcaactggAAGCacgtcaccctgtggagagttaagctacaaatatatcactgtagagattcagaacattacaagtctcactgaagagagttcagctataaacaagtcatgcaccctgccatgtagagagttcagctacaattaagtcactctctagagaattcagctacacacaagtcactgtggagagagctcagctacaaacaaattaccctgtagagagatcagctacaaacaaaacactttgtagagagtctagctacaaacaaatgaacctttagagcaatcagcaacaaacaaatcaacttgtagagagatcagctagaaacaaatcaacctacagagagatcagctacaaaaaaattaccctgtagagacactagctagaaactagacacaacataaggagttcagctacaagcaaatcaccctgtagagagttcagctaaaacaaatcaacctgcagagagatcagctacaaacaaatcaccttatagatagttcagctacaaacaaattaccctgtatagagatcggctacaaacaaatcaacctgcagagagatcaactacacacaaatcaattgtagagagatcagctacaaacaaatcaccctgtagagagataagctagaaactagacacaatgtaaggagttcagctacaagcaaatcactctgtagaaatttcagctacaaacaaatcacccagtagagagatcagctagaaactagacacaatgtaaggagttcagctacaagcaaatcaccctgtaaagagttcagctaaaacaaatcaacctgcagagagatcagctaaaaacaaatcaccttatagatagttcagctacaaacagattaccctgtagagatcagctacaaacaaatcaacctgcagagagatcagctacacacaaatcaacttgtagagagatcagctacaaacaaatcaccctgtagagagatcagctataaactagacacaatgtaaggagttcagctacaagtaatacaccctgtaaagatttcagctacaaacaaatcaacctgtagagcgatcagctagaaacaaatcaccctgaagagaggtcagctacaaaaaatcaccctgtagagagatcagctagaaacaaatcaccctgtagagagttcagctacaaacaaatcaacctgcagagagatcagcttcaccttgtagagagatcagctacaaacaaatcaccctgtagagagttcagctacaaacaaatcaaccagcagagagatcagcttcaccttgtagagagatcagctacaaacaaatcaccctgtctagaaactagacacaatgtaaggagttcagctacaagcaaatcaccctttagagagttcagctacaaacaaatcaacctgcagagagatcacctacaaaaaagcaccttgtacagagttcaattacaaacaaattaccctgtagagagatcagctagaagaattcaccttgtagagagttcagcaacaaagaaaccaccatgcagagagttcagctgcaaacaaatcaccctgtagaaaattcagttacaaacaaatcgcccagtagaaagatgaagttaccttgtatagagttcagctacaaagaaaccattttgtaaagagctcagctgtaaacaaatcacttgtacagagttcagctacaaacaaatcaccctgtagagagatcagctagaagaagttaccttgtagacagttcagctacaaacaattcaccctgtacagagatcaattagaagaagtttccttgtagagagttcagctgcaaacaattcaccctgtagagagatcagctagaagaagtcaccttgtagagtgttcaccatgtagagagttctgtaataaatatatgtattatatatataatttgtacatttactgataaattcagaaatatctaaagtatttaacatctgcttcatcttttcttcttcctgtggtaaagaataaaaagataggtttaaaaagccctaaagcataggccggctttggggtatacaaatacaaaaagaagtgaaatctaatccaaaacagccaagctgtaaaaaaagtgtgcggccctcaaaaaggctatggtaaaaacaAGTGTGgcaacaaaattcacctgaattgttgttattaaaatttttaccattaacctaccatcacagccatttcttggccgccaccttggacttcactttttttttaccatagcctttttgagagccgcacactttttttacagcttggctgttttggattagatactctTAACACTGAGACTTAAACTAGACAGAACCTATACTAGAGGAAAGATGGGAGCCCCTGGTGCCCAGATAGAACACCGAGGAACCACAACCAAATGGGCTTTACAAAGCCAAGGAGTGAACAGCAGAAGGTGGACTCAAGGTGCCACTCTGCCATAGGAATGTTAAAAGTGAATTACAGCAAATTAGCCATGTATAACAAGGCTTCTAGCGACGGAAGACTGGGAGGGGTAACCACAGACATTCATACAATCAATAATTAGGGAGATGACAATGACAAATAGTTCTTGTACAAACAACATGAACAATTATTCTAACAAACAATATGCcatggcagatctagaaatttgtAAAGAGTGTAGCCATAAGGTTGACATGTATGTACGTGAGTGCatatgcaaagcacactcaccCAACATGCGTGCATACATGTTCTAGGGGGTCAGTGAGCATCCCCCCTGGAAATTTGATGTTCTTAGACTGTATTTGGTAACAAGTTTAGTTTATAGTTTCACATGTGCATGGTAACTTAATTAACAGCATTTCCCATAGCTTACTGCTATAAAGACATGACATCACAGAATTGAAACAAATCTAATAACACAATACAACTTTTTAATACTTTATGGGGCTTCACATGTGATTTGCTAACTATATGCAGCATGTATACCCCACACAGCTGTTCTGTGAGAGTGTGCAACAGTTATAATAACTACTCAATTAGCCAATCATTTTTATGTAAGCCATTAGAACAGCTTCATATGTTCGTGGAACTAAGCATGTACACCGCTAAGTCCAccccaaataaattctgtttcctgtCTGCCACCTGCATCTAGTTACTTTCAGCTCTACACATTCCATTATTCCttattcttgcattctgtacAGGCTAAAAAAAGCCATCCTGTAACAGTGTCAActcacatgtcagcagtgctatcaagtatGCACAAATTCACTTTCAACTTAAACGCAAAGGTACAGCATGCAGCTTTTTCTGATTGTGCCAggaaaatacagtggaacctcttttatATGGACCTCTACATGTTATCCAGGCatctccattgtctggacagccaAATTGGTCATAAGTCTTGTAGTTTACTGACCAtgatgaagtttggtttagataaaaGCACAAgaagggagcctaaaggttgctgtttacatGTTTGGCAGCTTGTTTTTCtgctaataataactaccacttggtggCTAGGTGATAAGGGATTTTGCATCCCAGGGGAATGACCGTGAATGCTCTGAAGTGACTTCCCTGTCTGCCCACAAAACTGCagagcactaactgatagcaataacaacatcacttgtatttaagttagtaattttagcataatagcatgttattctaagctatggacatttctgagatacagatGGTaatatgtaccagactgcctggataagagaggttccaagGACTGTATTGGCTTTAAAAGCTGCCAAtgttataatggaaatggaccacctgCCCGCACGCAAACATACCTGAGTTGTAATTGTTATAGATATTGTAATTATACTCATTTTTGAGATTCTACAAttaaaataaatgaataaacagagaatttatttgaaatGGCCTAATTTGAGGTACATGCTACAAATTCAATTAAAAATTTGTCTGTTGCAGAAGAGattttcaaaagggggtttccgtggaagtGACCTTGAAACCCTTCTAAATcagtggggtctattctacggaacagtacggaatgatggactaagtTACGGAACAGAGTACTTTCTCAAAATAAAGTTTGCAGCTTACCATTATTGAAACTGCCCTTATACAAGTTATCAGCAGACCTCCAGCGGGTGATCACACATACCCCAAAGAAAGATAAAAACAATTaaaggattgattgtgggtttttgttagTTGTCATTAGCAATGAAATATTAATTGTGGGGTTAGCTGTCTTAGTGATTGTTCTTCTCCCTgatcaggggcatagccaggggggttcaaagggttcggacgaacccccttttcagagttaagttttttaaatcgtgatactggttaactagaactgaattaacttacacaaatccactgaaatgggtagctacaggtcttcaggcagaggaattcaagtacctctactcgctattgcg
The Dysidea avara chromosome 7, odDysAvar1.4, whole genome shotgun sequence genome window above contains:
- the LOC136260211 gene encoding hemicentin-1-like isoform X2 translates to MDNMMLLLLVLPLGAFSYGYDYLGRPFVDVNCTTDHEAQTHIISIFWDVDPPANLNLTPGQISYRLADARTDIDCDSTNWTVANDYSRMSDDISDKHQLSYEISTNYQYYESCAVLVYYDDFDDPFQNFSITTTVKECQLEVPSKVLSTPSNMTINMTIEEDPTFSISFEYYGVPPPTFTWYINDEFYETVDYTESHGTHTMVFSNASQEGWYQCVVKNEFGSDNYSSFVEIVVPSKVLSTPSNMSIQNGSTFNISFDYYAVPPPNFTWYINDEFYETESGTTNNGTHIMTFTNASQGWYRCVLKNGFGTDEYSVFISIEDTGTPTHSGTPTPSVTPTPSSTPTPSVTPTPSGASNTLGTSDDSSTPGTSDPSDSFLAAIIISIVVALILFVFIIACLGVATFKWRRTIFSTAVTWDREKEANYMMS
- the LOC136260211 gene encoding hemicentin-1-like isoform X1; this encodes MDNMMLLLLVLPLGAFSYGYDYLGRPFVDVNCTTDHEAQTHIISIFWDVDPPANLNLTPGQISYRLADARTDIDCDSTNWTVANDYSRMSDDISDKHQLSYEISTNYQYYESCAVLVYYDDFDDPFQNFSITTTVKECQLEVPSKVLSTPSNMTINMTIEEDPTFSISFEYYGVPPPTFTWYINDEFYETVDYTESHGTHTMVFSNASQEGWYQCVVKNEFGSDNYSSFVEIVVPSKVLSTPSNMSIQNGSTFNISFDYYAVPPPNFTWYINDEFYETESGTTNNGTHIMTFTNASQGWYRCVLKNGFGTDEYSVFISIEDTGTPTHSGTPTPSVTPTPSSTPTPSVTPTPSGTLTLSGASNTLGTSDDSSTPGTSDPSDSFLAAIIISIVVALILFVFIIACLGVATFKWRRTIFSTAVTWDREKEANYMMS